A stretch of the Capsicum annuum cultivar UCD-10X-F1 chromosome 8, UCD10Xv1.1, whole genome shotgun sequence genome encodes the following:
- the LOC107879819 gene encoding uncharacterized protein At4g04775 codes for MSQNSFDVEVPDLCYCSEICPLRTSRTPLNPGRRFFGCKVSKENGGCGYFRWIDPKSSISVHQYPEIESSLMIRCKDAENSYDLLKQKLKDAEQERDTLCEKLKDSEEKLIALKQKLKKVKLEKECAKLKLNRLVLLLLVVVTVKWFFNMG; via the exons ATGTCGCAAAATTCCTTTGATGTTGAGGTACCCGATTTGTGTTACTGTTCTGAAATTTGtcctttaagaacttcaagaactcCATTAAATCCGGGTCGTAGATTTTTTGGATGTAAAGTTTCAAAG gaAAATGGTGGATGTGGgtactttagatggattgatccaAAATCTTCAATTTCTGTGCATCAATATCCTGAGATAGAATCGAGCTTAATGATTAGGTGCAAAGATGCTGAAAATTCTTATGATCTATTGAAGCAAAAGCTCAAAGACGCTGAACAAGAAAGGGACACTCTGTGTGAGAAATTAAAAGATAGTGAAGAGAAGTTGATTGCATTGaagcaaaaactcaaaaaagttaaACTTGAAAAGGAGTGTGCTAAGCTCAAATTGAATAGACTTGTTCTGCTTCTTCTCGTTGTTGTTACCGTAAAGTGGTTCTTTAATATGGGGTAA